Genomic window (Cytophagales bacterium):
TATTAAGATTGTTGAAGAAAACAATTTACAATTAAGCTAAAAAACTAATGGATATTTTACATAATTATCATATTAATGTCTTCTTTAGTACAGAAGATAATATGTTTGTTGCAAAAGCGCCTGATTTAAAACATTGTAGTGCATTAGGAAATACACCTGAGAAAGCAATCTCCGAACTTCGCACAGCAATGAATTTATGGATTGAGACTGCAAAAGTAAAAGGCATAACTATTCCTAAACCCAGATATAAACCTCCAGTTTATCAATAAGAATAATTATTAGCTTTCATCATCGGACAATGAAATTCTGCATATCAGTCATCGCTTTCTGCTATCTTTGTGCTGGGGGAAAGGTACCCCGCACATAGCATTGCCCTTTGCCGTTATTCCTTTCCCTTTTTCCCCACATCTTCATCCTTCGGCCGCTCTGGCTCAAACGAAAAATCTATCACTGAGCCAACCTTTATAATTGATGATTTTGGTTTCTTCCCATGCCGGGACTTCGTTTTTGTTTTTGATTGGCTTACCTTTTCAACCTTATTTTCACTTGCCTCCGCTGCCTCGTCCCCCCTACCTGCTCCAGACTTTGTCCCCGATTGCATCGGGACAGGTGGGATTTGGCTGGCAGGCGTCTCTTGTTCCTCACTCATTTCAATAGTCTCTTTTACCTTTTCTTCCTCACCCTCTGAAATACTTTTAACCAATTTCACTCCCATCACCTCCCTGCTGCTCAACTTATTCCCCATAGCTCTCCATCCTTTTACATCTATCAGATCGTTCATTTCAAGAATATCGGAATCTTTACCGGTCTTGGTATGCTTATAGCGTACTTCTATTTTTACGTCACCAGTTGCCGCCAAAATAAGTTTTGAGCCTTTTCGTTCACTGATGAATAAAAATTTCTTTCCAGCCGTAAGCGTTTCTATCTTAAATCTTTTGATATAATATTCTTTTTGGCTGCCATCATAATATATAGCCGATATAACAACCTTTTCAGGATCAAATTTTTCAATGATCAATATATCGTCAGCATCATACCTGTTGATCAACTCATGCGTTGTCAGTTCATAACAACCATCCTTGTAGATAACCAGGATAAGATCATCGGTATTAAAATTACCCAGGTATTTGCCCCTGCTGTCGTTGTTTAGTCTTCCGATTGTTTCATCAAACCATAAATCCCTTCCACCAATTGTAGAAATTCCCGCTGATTTTTGAATGATCTTCTTTACAGGATATTTGGTTAGAACATTTCCCTGCGAGCCCCTGCCCTTTATTGCAAGGCCGGAAAAATCATAGTCAAATACCTTTTTTTTAGCCCGGCAACCCTGGATGAGCAATACAGTAACAATTTCAGACTCGCCATTGGGGTTGGCTGTAAAATAAAGTTCCCTAGATCCCTCACTGCCTTTTGTAAGATCATATTCCTTATCTCTCGTAACCGAAGTTACAGAAAACCGTTTCACCATAGACTTGCCGGATTTGGCATCTAAGTAGATCATATTATAAACCATTCGCTGGTCATCTTTTTTCCAGACATTCAAATGAATGATATCTTTGCCAACAAAGGTTTTTTCTGCGATCTTCGTTACTACAAATTTACCGTCTTTACGGAAAACAATGATATTATCCAA
Coding sequences:
- a CDS encoding type II toxin-antitoxin system HicB family antitoxin, whose protein sequence is MDILHNYHINVFFSTEDNMFVAKAPDLKHCSALGNTPEKAISELRTAMNLWIETAKVKGITIPKPRYKPPVYQ